One stretch of Scophthalmus maximus strain ysfricsl-2021 chromosome 12, ASM2237912v1, whole genome shotgun sequence DNA includes these proteins:
- the myf5 gene encoding myogenic factor 5 isoform X2, with product MSSSAVRPIQTPTAIRRQQQAMDVFSPSQVYYDRACASSPDSLEFGGGMELDGSDEDEHVRVPGSSPHQPGHCLQWACKACKRKSSFVDRRRAATMRERRRLKKVNHAFEALRRCTSANPSQRLPKVEILRNAIQYIESLQDLLQEQVENYYGLPGESSSEPGSPLSSCSDGMAGSSSPLWQHLNANYSSSYSYAKNDSVGDRAAGASSLQCLSSIVDRLSAAESGCGPAALRDAATFSPGSADSQPRTPESPGSRPVYHVL from the exons ATGTCTTCTTCAGCTGTGCGCCCAATCCAAACTCCGACGGCAATtcggaggcagcagcag GCCATGGACGTCTTCTCCCCGTCCCAGGTCTACTACGACAGGGCGTGCGCCTCGTCCCCGGACAGCCTGGAGTTCGGCGGCGGCATGGAGCTCGACGGCTCCGACGAGGACGAACACGTCCGGGTGCCCGGCTCCTCGCCGCACCAGCCGGGCCACTGCCTGCAGTGGGCCTGCAAGGCCTGCAAGCGCAAGTCCAGCTTCGTGGACCGCCGGCGGGCCGCCACCATGCGCGAGCGCCGGCGGCTGAAGAAGGTCAACCACGCGTTCGAGGCGCTGCGCCGCTGCACCTCGGCCAACCCCAGCCAGCGGCTGCCCAAGGTGGAGATCCTGCGCAACGCCATCCAGTACATCGAGAGCCTGCAGGACTTGCTacaggagcaggtggagaacTACTACGGCCTTCCCGGGGAGAGCAGCTCCGAGCCTGGGAGCCCGCTCTCCAGCTGCTCTGACGGCATG GCCGGCAGCAGCAGTCCACTGTGGCAACATCTGAACGCAAACTACAGCAGCAGCTATTCGTACGCAAAGAATG ACAGTGTGGGCGACAGAGCGGCCGGCGCCTCCAGCCTCCAGTGTCTCTCCAGCATCGTGGACCGCCTCTCCGCCGCGGAGTCCGGCTGCGGGCCGGCCGCCCTGAGGGACGCGGCCACCTTCTCCCCCGGCAGCGCCGACTCGCAGCCCCGCACGCCGGAGAGCCCCGGCTCCCGGCCCGTGTACCACGTCCTCTGA
- the myf6 gene encoding myogenic factor 6 — MPQCHCQNTERGREGRDNMMDLFETNAYLFGDLRYLEEGDHGPLQHLDMPLYNAGDGALSPGHGGHGDHVPSGTGGESSGEEEDEDEDEEEEGEGEEEEEHVLAPPGLLRAHCAGQCLVWACKVCKRRSAPTDRRKAATLRERRRLKKINEAFEALKRRTVANPNQRLPKVEILRSAIGYIERLQELLQSLDEQDGPTNAPSHESREHTAAGHGYHWKKASEPWPTSADHSTAALTTHREGTSGSSSLLRLSSIVDSITHDDKISFGKD; from the exons ATGCCACAGTGCCACtgtcaaaacacagagagagggagagagggccgCGACAATATGATGGACCTCTTCGAGACCAACGCTTATCTTTTCGGCGATTTGCGCTATTTGGAGGAGGGGGACCATGGACCACTGCAGCACCTGGACATGCCGCTGTACAACGCCGGCGACGGCGCGCTGTCCCCGGGCCACGGGGGCCACGGGGACCACGTCCCGTCCGGGACCGGGGGGGAGAgcagcggggaggaggaggacgaggacgaggacgaggaggaggagggcgagggggaggaggaggaggagcacgtCCTCGCGCCGCCGGGGCTGCTGCGGGCGCACTGCGCGGGCCAGTGCCTCGTGTGGGCCTGCAAGGTCTGCAAGAGGAGGTCGGCGCCCACGGACCGGCGCAAGGCCGCCACGCTGCGCGAGAGGCGGCGGCTGAAGAAGATCAACGAGGCCTTCGAGGCGCTGAAGCGCAGGACCGTGGCCAACCCCAACCAGCGGCTGCCCAAGGTGGAGATTTTACGCAGCGCCATCGGCTACATCGAgaggctgcaggagctgctgcagagcctgGACGAGCAGGACGGACCCACGAACGCACCCTCCCACGAGTCCAGAGAACACACT GCCGCCGGTCACGGGTATCACTGGAAGAAGGCGTCCGAGCCCTGGCCGACCTCTGCTGACCATTCCACCGCGGCGCTGACGACACACCGAGAAG GAACCTCTGGGTCCTCCAGCCTCCTGCGTCTGTCCTCCATCGTGGACAGCATCACCCACGACGACAAGATCAGCTTCGGCAAGGATTAG
- the myf5 gene encoding myogenic factor 5 isoform X1, with translation MWALGSGLGAYKGGLGQQTPHITQRSPLSHPARSSTLRPSPPLFLRPPHSVFLRQAMDVFSPSQVYYDRACASSPDSLEFGGGMELDGSDEDEHVRVPGSSPHQPGHCLQWACKACKRKSSFVDRRRAATMRERRRLKKVNHAFEALRRCTSANPSQRLPKVEILRNAIQYIESLQDLLQEQVENYYGLPGESSSEPGSPLSSCSDGMAGSSSPLWQHLNANYSSSYSYAKNDSVGDRAAGASSLQCLSSIVDRLSAAESGCGPAALRDAATFSPGSADSQPRTPESPGSRPVYHVL, from the exons ATGTGGGCCCTGGGCTCTGGCCTGGGGGCATATAAGGGGGGCCTGGGGCAACAGACCCCTCATATCACTCAGaggtctcctctctctcaccccgcTCGCTCCTCCACCCTGcgtccttcccctcctctcttcctgcGCCCGCCACACTCCGTTTTCCTCCGACAGGCCATGGACGTCTTCTCCCCGTCCCAGGTCTACTACGACAGGGCGTGCGCCTCGTCCCCGGACAGCCTGGAGTTCGGCGGCGGCATGGAGCTCGACGGCTCCGACGAGGACGAACACGTCCGGGTGCCCGGCTCCTCGCCGCACCAGCCGGGCCACTGCCTGCAGTGGGCCTGCAAGGCCTGCAAGCGCAAGTCCAGCTTCGTGGACCGCCGGCGGGCCGCCACCATGCGCGAGCGCCGGCGGCTGAAGAAGGTCAACCACGCGTTCGAGGCGCTGCGCCGCTGCACCTCGGCCAACCCCAGCCAGCGGCTGCCCAAGGTGGAGATCCTGCGCAACGCCATCCAGTACATCGAGAGCCTGCAGGACTTGCTacaggagcaggtggagaacTACTACGGCCTTCCCGGGGAGAGCAGCTCCGAGCCTGGGAGCCCGCTCTCCAGCTGCTCTGACGGCATG GCCGGCAGCAGCAGTCCACTGTGGCAACATCTGAACGCAAACTACAGCAGCAGCTATTCGTACGCAAAGAATG ACAGTGTGGGCGACAGAGCGGCCGGCGCCTCCAGCCTCCAGTGTCTCTCCAGCATCGTGGACCGCCTCTCCGCCGCGGAGTCCGGCTGCGGGCCGGCCGCCCTGAGGGACGCGGCCACCTTCTCCCCCGGCAGCGCCGACTCGCAGCCCCGCACGCCGGAGAGCCCCGGCTCCCGGCCCGTGTACCACGTCCTCTGA